In a single window of the Acinetobacter sp. CS-2 genome:
- a CDS encoding MobC family plasmid mobilization relaxosome protein — MANGKRTVVKRLRFTDAQVQELEQLLAAENMIFTDFIRFLIAREFLAKKNTELTEENAKEGIENKDVKKRYRRKAKFIQPTAPKVDPELLRELGRIGNNINQIARSLNHLCLGKQADKDRFSCGMCLKVLSEIQQELHQHLHPLPPIFRSDEAVERAKQRAIARATIGRD, encoded by the coding sequence ATGGCGAATGGCAAACGAACAGTTGTCAAAAGATTAAGGTTTACAGATGCCCAAGTGCAGGAATTAGAGCAATTATTAGCAGCCGAAAATATGATTTTTACTGATTTTATTCGTTTTTTAATTGCTAGAGAGTTTCTTGCTAAAAAGAATACTGAGTTGACGGAAGAGAACGCAAAAGAAGGAATTGAAAATAAAGATGTTAAGAAAAGATATCGGCGTAAAGCGAAATTTATACAGCCTACAGCGCCTAAGGTAGATCCTGAGCTGTTAAGGGAGCTTGGCAGGATTGGTAATAACATCAATCAAATTGCAAGATCACTCAATCATTTATGTTTAGGTAAACAAGCTGATAAGGATCGATTCTCTTGTGGCATGTGTCTAAAAGTACTGAGTGAGATACAACAAGAACTCCATCAACATCTTCATCCATTACCACCAATCTTTAGATCTGATGAGGCGGTTGAAAGAGCCAAGCAACGAGCTATAGCACGTGCAACAATAGGAAGGGACTAG
- a CDS encoding relaxase/mobilization nuclease domain-containing protein, protein MYIKFLENGVGDPARAASYVIDDKDHLNRPRAGIQVLRGDPSTFTALAQSSPHKYKYTSVVIAWAEQDKLSDKDISDVLDAFEQHAFAGLAPHQYHMTAVVHVEDNGAKHVHILVPRIELTSGKSLNIAPPGHRYYFDPLRDYFNYRNNWARPDDPTRSQDSKLPDHIYLQNAAALRADLKEQPKEHRIQLIDKFVHHRIVNGVITDRASLIQSLREIGTIKREGKNYISLDTEEGTDRLKADFYHENFSIRTYLQDRDRAACSQRTLQQVSEDLERDRDKANQCFEQIGRVRAKREQYNSQHYPDRNAVRASDESAIQQFDRSQENSLCTRSEYQTTEFSAQRNEYNQLTEPRNNRDSTEGEPRTRKLNQQTPEVNQQDRSQSYQAKQDVGGQNESNSNWQQSYRRTNEIIKDIHWTFIDSHHFTFTHYPVEINHAHDRTRTIESRVRQSITSTDREVEKSTKAEFEYRRQLEEDCRNTEALSERIRRENLIIRNRIGAQDRNDQHLRAGAQKGITSTRSDNFFKRLGANIIQTLKGLFESSRADKVYRSASHSMFGTPSTESPSFELSRLVSFAKERSSRNRVLSGHIARIKQLEPDTKRVNSNLQKLGHRVKRYKLPDHSLDYYLRLIHENNEGVFLAESFESITKADAYMRRLIKEIQINPYGEHAKYGLNIDYSRAIRNCVRTLDDQIRKLEDKIQQINEESDLNTAKPVTLNSMHQTLDNRQRIDKSNDLNFEM, encoded by the coding sequence ATGTATATCAAGTTCCTTGAGAATGGTGTCGGAGATCCAGCACGTGCTGCTAGTTATGTAATTGATGATAAAGACCATCTAAATCGTCCGAGAGCAGGTATACAAGTTTTACGAGGTGATCCGAGTACCTTTACAGCTTTAGCTCAAAGCTCACCACACAAGTACAAGTATACGTCTGTTGTAATTGCATGGGCTGAACAGGATAAATTATCTGATAAGGATATATCTGATGTATTAGATGCCTTTGAGCAGCATGCATTCGCAGGTTTAGCACCACACCAATATCACATGACGGCTGTCGTGCATGTTGAAGATAATGGCGCAAAACACGTCCATATTCTCGTGCCACGTATTGAGCTGACTTCAGGTAAATCCTTAAACATTGCTCCACCTGGTCATCGCTACTACTTCGATCCACTTAGGGATTATTTTAACTATCGAAATAACTGGGCTCGTCCAGATGACCCTACACGAAGTCAGGATTCAAAGCTTCCTGATCATATCTATTTACAAAATGCAGCAGCACTCCGAGCAGATTTAAAAGAGCAACCTAAAGAACACCGTATCCAACTGATCGATAAATTTGTTCATCACCGCATAGTGAATGGCGTTATCACAGATCGAGCTTCACTTATTCAATCTTTACGTGAGATTGGGACAATAAAGCGAGAGGGTAAAAACTATATATCCCTAGACACAGAAGAAGGCACAGACCGTTTAAAGGCAGACTTTTACCATGAAAATTTTTCGATCAGAACTTATCTCCAAGATAGAGATAGAGCAGCATGCTCTCAAAGAACATTACAACAAGTCTCAGAAGATTTGGAACGCGATCGAGACAAAGCAAACCAATGTTTTGAGCAAATTGGACGTGTTAGAGCAAAACGTGAGCAATACAACAGCCAACATTACCCAGATCGTAATGCAGTACGAGCATCTGATGAATCAGCAATTCAACAGTTTGATCGAAGCCAAGAAAACAGTTTATGCACAAGAAGCGAATATCAAACAACTGAATTCTCAGCTCAGCGAAATGAATACAATCAACTCACAGAACCAAGAAACAATAGAGATTCAACAGAAGGAGAACCAAGAACTCGAAAGCTTAATCAACAAACACCAGAAGTTAATCAACAAGATCGAAGCCAATCATATCAAGCAAAACAGGACGTGGGAGGACAAAATGAGTCTAATTCAAACTGGCAACAGTCATATCGTAGAACAAATGAAATTATCAAGGACATTCATTGGACTTTCATTGACTCTCATCATTTTACTTTTACTCATTATCCTGTGGAGATAAATCATGCTCATGACCGAACTAGGACAATTGAGTCAAGAGTACGTCAATCAATTACAAGCACAGATAGAGAAGTTGAAAAATCAACAAAAGCTGAATTTGAGTATCGAAGACAGCTTGAAGAAGACTGTAGAAATACAGAAGCATTATCAGAGCGTATTAGAAGAGAAAATCTTATTATTAGAAACAGAATTGGAGCACAAGACCGTAACGATCAACACTTACGAGCAGGAGCTCAAAAAGGAATTACCAGTACCAGATCTGACAATTTTTTTAAGAGACTTGGAGCCAACATTATTCAAACTCTTAAAGGATTATTTGAATCATCCAGAGCTGATAAAGTCTATCGATCAGCAAGTCACAGTATGTTTGGAACCCCATCTACAGAATCTCCAAGTTTTGAACTCAGTCGATTGGTTAGCTTTGCAAAAGAGCGAAGTTCCAGAAATAGAGTCCTTAGTGGTCACATTGCAAGAATTAAACAACTTGAGCCTGACACTAAAAGAGTTAATTCAAACCTTCAAAAGTTAGGTCATCGAGTCAAACGTTATAAACTTCCTGACCATAGCTTGGATTATTATCTGCGATTGATTCATGAAAATAATGAAGGTGTATTTTTAGCAGAATCATTTGAGTCAATAACCAAAGCGGATGCTTATATGCGAAGGCTTATAAAAGAAATACAAATAAATCCATATGGTGAACACGCAAAATATGGATTAAATATCGATTATTCGAGAGCGATTAGGAATTGTGTCAGAACTTTAGATGATCAAATTAGGAAGCTAGAAGATAAAATTCAGCAAATTAATGAAGAGTCTGATCTAAATACTGCAAAACCTGTCACATTAAATTCTATGCATCAGACATTGGATAATAGGCAACGAATTGATAAGTCTAATGACTTAAATTTTGAAATGTAA